The Chitinophagales bacterium genome has a window encoding:
- a CDS encoding T9SS C-terminal target domain-containing protein — translation MKLQRILPMMLVGALALNATSCKKENTPTTPTTTTTDDHILTGDVTADMTLTADKAWTLKGYVYIKDGATLTIEPGCLIKSDIVDKGALIFERGSKIMAEGTAAKPIVFTSGVTKGQRRPGDWGGIILLGKATTNRSTEPTIEGGVGKQYGGNDDNDNSGIMKYCRVEYAGIAAEPGSEINGISFGAVGKGTTIDYVQVSYGNDDACEFFGGAVNCTHMIAFSCLDDDYDFDFGYHGSITNAISFKHPQFADPGDASNGIESDNDGTGTTASPFTHPVLKNFTMVGPNNAKNTQANHNYGNRWRRASQFEISNSIIMGFQKGGFSLESQETGDAYFAGTSKFANNLVHAVADPYKVDSKVGHTAAEVEAKATADGCETIADANDIGLTDPFNTTAPNFAPKAGSKAATKGVGAITGSDWTQGWTNWDPNNADY, via the coding sequence ATGAAACTGCAAAGAATTTTACCAATGATGCTGGTGGGTGCGCTGGCGCTGAATGCAACTTCTTGTAAGAAGGAAAATACTCCAACCACTCCAACTACAACTACAACTGACGATCACATCCTGACCGGTGACGTTACAGCTGACATGACTCTGACTGCTGACAAAGCATGGACGCTGAAAGGTTATGTATACATCAAAGATGGTGCTACACTGACTATCGAGCCAGGTTGTCTTATAAAATCTGACATTGTAGATAAGGGTGCGTTGATATTTGAACGTGGTTCAAAGATCATGGCAGAAGGTACTGCTGCTAAGCCGATCGTTTTCACTTCAGGTGTTACTAAAGGACAGCGTCGTCCGGGTGACTGGGGTGGTATCATCCTGTTAGGTAAAGCTACTACTAACCGTTCTACTGAGCCTACTATCGAAGGTGGCGTTGGTAAACAATACGGTGGTAACGATGATAATGATAACTCAGGTATCATGAAATATTGCCGCGTTGAGTATGCAGGTATCGCTGCTGAACCAGGCTCTGAGATCAACGGTATCAGCTTCGGTGCTGTTGGTAAAGGTACAACTATCGATTACGTACAGGTTTCTTACGGTAACGATGATGCTTGTGAATTCTTCGGTGGTGCTGTTAACTGTACACACATGATCGCTTTCTCTTGCCTGGATGATGACTATGACTTTGACTTCGGTTACCATGGTTCAATCACCAACGCTATCTCTTTCAAACACCCTCAGTTCGCTGATCCTGGTGATGCTTCAAACGGTATCGAGTCTGATAACGATGGTACAGGTACTACTGCTTCTCCGTTCACTCACCCTGTTCTGAAGAACTTCACAATGGTTGGTCCTAACAACGCTAAGAACACTCAAGCTAACCACAACTACGGTAACAGGTGGCGTCGTGCTTCTCAGTTCGAGATCAGCAACTCGATCATCATGGGCTTCCAGAAAGGTGGTTTCTCTTTGGAGTCTCAGGAGACTGGTGATGCTTACTTCGCAGGTACTTCTAAATTTGCAAACAACCTGGTTCACGCTGTAGCTGATCCTTACAAGGTTGATAGCAAAGTAGGTCATACTGCTGCTGAAGTAGAAGCTAAAGCTACTGCTGATGGTTGCGAAACTATCGCTGATGCTAACGATATCGGTCTGACAGATCCTTTCAACACAACTGCTCCTAACTTCGCTCCTAAAGCCGGTTCTAAAGCTGCTACTAAAGGTGTAGGTGCTATCACCGGTTCTGACTGGACTCAAGGTTGGACTAACTGGGATCCTAACAACGCTGACTATTAA
- a CDS encoding aspartate aminotransferase family protein: protein MDTRNIFLRHMAQTSPAPMALHITSASGNYLYDADGKSYLDLIGGISVCNIGHRHPAVVDAITGQARDYLHIMVYGELVQNPQARYARLLAEHLPGQLDCVYFTNSGAEAVEGALKLARRVTGKTDVIACNNSYHGSTLGALSVMGDEYWRNAYRPLLPGVWHYDYNSSELIEAINEDTSCVLIETIQAEAGVIEPDIKWLTSLRNKCNETGALLIFDEIQCGFGRTGKLWGFEHYGIQPDILLLGKALGGGMPLGAFISSYNNMQAFTDNPVLGHITTFGGHPVCCAAGEAAMQVLLQQKLVDNVTAKGDLFLQKLRHPAIRAVRGMGLLIALELESAEKVLEVVQKCVDKGLFTDWFLFAQNCLRIAPPLTITDEEIERACSIILSCL from the coding sequence ATGGATACCCGCAATATTTTTCTGCGTCATATGGCACAGACCTCTCCTGCGCCTATGGCATTGCACATCACCTCAGCTTCAGGCAATTACCTTTATGATGCTGATGGCAAATCCTATCTCGACCTGATAGGAGGTATCAGTGTTTGTAATATCGGGCATCGCCATCCGGCGGTTGTTGACGCCATTACCGGGCAGGCAAGAGACTACCTGCATATTATGGTATATGGCGAGCTGGTGCAGAACCCTCAGGCAAGGTATGCCCGCCTGCTGGCAGAACACCTGCCCGGGCAATTGGATTGCGTGTACTTCACCAACTCAGGTGCCGAAGCGGTGGAGGGTGCCCTGAAACTGGCAAGGCGGGTGACAGGCAAAACAGATGTCATTGCGTGTAATAACAGCTATCACGGGTCTACTCTTGGAGCCCTGAGTGTGATGGGCGATGAATACTGGCGCAATGCCTACCGGCCACTTTTGCCTGGGGTATGGCATTATGACTATAATAGTAGTGAACTGATCGAAGCCATAAATGAAGATACCTCCTGCGTGCTCATAGAAACCATCCAGGCAGAGGCGGGTGTAATAGAACCGGACATAAAATGGCTGACTTCCCTGCGCAATAAGTGCAATGAAACCGGGGCACTACTGATATTTGACGAGATACAATGCGGCTTTGGCAGAACGGGCAAACTATGGGGTTTCGAACATTATGGTATACAACCGGATATATTATTATTAGGTAAAGCTCTTGGCGGTGGCATGCCATTGGGCGCATTCATATCGTCATATAATAATATGCAGGCGTTTACAGACAATCCCGTATTGGGGCATATCACCACATTCGGCGGTCACCCGGTTTGCTGCGCTGCCGGCGAGGCAGCCATGCAGGTATTATTACAGCAAAAGCTGGTTGATAATGTCACAGCCAAAGGCGACTTGTTTCTGCAAAAACTGAGACACCCGGCGATAAGAGCCGTACGCGGCATGGGGCTATTAATTGCTCTGGAGCTGGAGTCTGCTGAAAAAGTGCTGGAAGTGGTACAAAAATGTGTAGACAAAGGCTTATTTACAGACTGGTTCCTTTTTGCTCAGAACTGCCTGCGCATAGCACCACCACTTACTATTACTGATGAGGAAATAGAACGGGCGTGTTCTATAATATTGTCATGCCTCTAA
- a CDS encoding SRPBCC domain-containing protein, with translation MAKENSIQDNQLFISRVIHAPRELVFKMWTDPEHMPKWWGPNGFTNTIHAMEHGTGGFCDYTMHDPDGKDWPNYQRYREVIPNEKIEYMHGSTVDDVEKGFHVVVNFEDIEGATRISMLMTFESAEDKQHKTEGGAKNGLTQHMNNMEDYITFLDTDGVFTISREFNAPIQLLYEVHTQKEHIMHFWGPKESDTEIIEFDLNTGGRIFYCMHMPDGKYYAQQIFREIVTNKLLTMMTTFCNEQGAAIHPPMMETLPMNMLTSMGFEAVDEHTTRLTIKVVPFNATTDEHQAFVQLKDSMHEGYTGTLDVLEQYLKTIN, from the coding sequence ATGGCAAAAGAAAATAGTATTCAAGACAACCAGCTATTTATTAGCCGGGTAATACATGCACCACGCGAATTGGTATTTAAAATGTGGACCGACCCGGAACACATGCCTAAGTGGTGGGGGCCAAATGGCTTTACCAACACCATACATGCTATGGAGCATGGTACAGGCGGTTTTTGTGATTATACCATGCATGACCCCGACGGTAAAGATTGGCCAAACTACCAGCGTTACAGGGAAGTAATACCAAATGAAAAAATTGAGTACATGCATGGCAGTACTGTTGATGATGTTGAAAAAGGCTTTCATGTAGTGGTAAATTTTGAAGATATTGAAGGTGCAACACGCATCAGTATGTTAATGACTTTTGAAAGTGCAGAAGACAAGCAGCATAAAACAGAGGGTGGCGCTAAAAACGGGCTTACGCAACATATGAACAATATGGAAGACTACATCACATTCTTAGATACAGATGGTGTGTTCACAATATCCCGTGAGTTTAATGCACCGATACAGCTACTATATGAAGTGCATACACAGAAAGAACACATCATGCACTTTTGGGGGCCGAAGGAGAGCGATACCGAAATAATAGAATTTGACCTGAATACAGGCGGAAGGATATTCTATTGCATGCATATGCCCGATGGTAAATATTACGCACAACAGATATTCAGGGAGATAGTGACCAATAAATTACTGACCATGATGACCACTTTCTGTAATGAACAGGGAGCAGCGATACACCCACCTATGATGGAAACTTTGCCCATGAATATGCTGACCAGTATGGGCTTTGAAGCTGTAGATGAGCACACAACAAGACTAACTATAAAAGTAGTGCCATTTAATGCGACTACAGATGAACACCAGGCATTCGTACAACTGAAAGATTCAATGCACGAAGGGTACACTGGTACATTGGATGTATTGGAACAATATCTCAAAACCATTAACTAA
- a CDS encoding SDR family oxidoreductase, giving the protein MSNKKRVLVTGAAGFLGSHLCDRFISEGCEVIGMDNLLTGNIKNIEHLFPLKDFQFYHHDITKYIHVPGHIDYILHFASPASPIDYLKMPIQTLKVGALGTHNILGVALAKKARILVASTSEVYGDPLVHPQVEEYWGNVNPIGPRGVYDEAKRFLESITMAYHNFHGVETRMIRIFNTYGPRMRLDDGRALPTFMSQALRGEDVTVFGDGSQTRSFCYVDDLVEGIYRLLMSDYYMPVNIGNPAEISLKDFAEEVVELVGNKDVKIVYEPLPKDDPKQRKPDITKAQTILGWEPKVDRSEGLKRTLEYFKQHI; this is encoded by the coding sequence ATGAGCAATAAAAAAAGAGTTCTTGTAACAGGTGCAGCAGGTTTCCTGGGTTCTCACCTTTGCGACCGTTTTATCAGCGAAGGTTGTGAGGTCATTGGTATGGACAATCTCCTTACCGGTAACATAAAAAACATAGAACACCTTTTCCCTTTAAAGGATTTCCAGTTCTACCATCACGATATCACTAAGTACATTCATGTGCCTGGTCATATTGATTATATATTACACTTCGCATCTCCGGCCAGTCCTATCGACTACCTGAAGATGCCGATACAAACCCTGAAGGTTGGTGCATTAGGCACGCACAATATACTGGGTGTTGCACTGGCTAAAAAAGCACGTATACTGGTGGCTTCAACATCTGAGGTATATGGTGATCCGCTGGTGCACCCGCAGGTAGAAGAATACTGGGGCAATGTAAACCCCATAGGCCCGCGTGGTGTATATGATGAGGCAAAACGTTTCCTGGAAAGCATCACAATGGCCTACCACAACTTCCACGGTGTGGAAACAAGGATGATACGCATCTTCAATACTTATGGTCCGCGTATGCGCCTCGACGACGGTCGTGCATTGCCTACCTTCATGAGCCAGGCGCTGCGTGGTGAAGATGTAACTGTATTCGGCGATGGCTCACAAACACGCTCATTCTGTTATGTTGACGACCTGGTAGAGGGTATATATCGCCTGCTAATGTCAGATTATTACATGCCGGTAAACATCGGCAACCCGGCTGAAATATCTCTGAAAGATTTTGCTGAAGAGGTAGTAGAGCTGGTAGGTAACAAAGATGTGAAGATCGTTTACGAACCACTGCCAAAAGACGACCCCAAGCAGCGTAAACCAGACATTACCAAAGCCCAAACAATACTGGGATGGGAACCGAAGGTAGACCGTAGCGAAGGCTTAAAACGCACATTGGAATATTTCAAGCAACACATTTAA
- the aqpZ gene encoding aquaporin Z, which translates to MKKYFAELIGTFSLVLFGCGAAVVAGISSSGPAGVGLLGIALAFGVSVVVMAYAIGPISGCHINPAITISMLVAGKISMADTVGYIAGQVAGAILGSAVLYAIQSGMPGFAMGEWALGANGWGAGYLGEYNTMSAFITESIMTFLFLFVIFAVTSKNGNPNMAGLAIGLTLTLIHLVAIPITGTSVNPARSLGPAIFAGGAALSQVWLFIVAPILGGTVAAIVWKGMFGKE; encoded by the coding sequence ATGAAAAAATATTTTGCAGAACTGATAGGCACTTTCAGCCTGGTTCTATTTGGTTGTGGTGCAGCTGTTGTTGCAGGCATCTCGTCCTCAGGTCCTGCCGGAGTAGGACTGTTAGGTATTGCGCTGGCCTTTGGCGTATCGGTAGTTGTAATGGCCTATGCTATCGGCCCCATTTCGGGCTGTCATATTAACCCCGCAATTACCATTTCAATGCTGGTGGCAGGAAAAATATCCATGGCTGACACAGTGGGGTATATTGCAGGCCAGGTAGCAGGTGCAATACTTGGCTCGGCGGTTTTGTATGCCATCCAGTCGGGTATGCCGGGTTTTGCTATGGGCGAGTGGGCGCTTGGCGCCAATGGTTGGGGGGCCGGCTACCTGGGAGAATATAATACCATGTCGGCTTTTATTACGGAATCGATCATGACCTTCCTTTTCCTGTTCGTGATATTTGCCGTAACGTCAAAGAATGGTAATCCGAATATGGCAGGTCTGGCTATAGGCCTTACATTAACGTTGATACATTTGGTAGCTATACCCATTACGGGTACTTCTGTTAACCCGGCCCGTAGCCTGGGCCCTGCTATTTTTGCGGGAGGAGCTGCACTTTCGCAGGTTTGGCTGTTTATTGTAGCACCTATATTGGGTGGCACAGTGGCTGCGATAGTATGGAAAGGTATGTTTGGAAAAGAATAA
- a CDS encoding winged helix-turn-helix transcriptional regulator, with translation MYTRRDVFQAIADPVRRDIITMIAKEPMNLNTVAERFEISRPAVSKHMKILVECGMVVINQKGRERVCEAKLESLNEVSDWVTEQHKIWNDRFDNLEIYLKQLQSKQKKNGKRK, from the coding sequence ATGTATACGAGAAGAGATGTTTTCCAGGCAATAGCCGACCCTGTACGGAGGGATATCATAACCATGATAGCTAAAGAACCTATGAACCTGAATACAGTGGCAGAGAGGTTTGAAATAAGCAGGCCTGCAGTATCCAAACACATGAAGATACTCGTGGAGTGTGGCATGGTAGTTATCAATCAAAAGGGTAGGGAACGTGTGTGCGAGGCAAAGCTGGAATCGCTGAATGAAGTGAGCGACTGGGTAACGGAACAACATAAAATATGGAATGACAGGTTTGATAACCTTGAAATATATCTTAAACAATTACAGAGTAAACAGAAAAAAAATGGCAAAAGAAAATAG
- a CDS encoding group 1 truncated hemoglobin: protein MRKSITYATILFVAGALTFGACKKKEDTMPTTTTMTKTLYERLGGNDAIKAVVDKFIEYVAADTAINSFFAETVAQNRVDALKMNLVNQIGEGTGGPEKYTGKSMADAHKGMNIQNDDFDALVGDLVKALDFYNVPEQEKGELLDILGPMRSDIVGK, encoded by the coding sequence ATGAGGAAATCGATCACGTATGCAACAATACTATTTGTAGCCGGAGCGCTTACATTTGGTGCGTGTAAAAAGAAAGAGGACACAATGCCAACAACAACTACCATGACCAAAACCTTGTATGAACGCCTGGGAGGGAATGACGCTATTAAAGCTGTGGTAGACAAATTCATTGAGTATGTGGCCGCAGACACGGCTATCAATTCATTTTTTGCAGAAACGGTAGCCCAAAACAGGGTAGATGCACTGAAAATGAACCTGGTGAATCAAATTGGTGAAGGTACAGGCGGCCCGGAAAAATATACCGGTAAATCTATGGCAGATGCCCACAAAGGCATGAACATCCAGAACGATGACTTCGACGCATTGGTTGGTGACCTGGTCAAAGCACTGGATTTCTACAATGTACCTGAGCAGGAAAAAGGTGAACTCTTAGATATATTAGGACCTATGCGCAGCGATATAGTAGGTAAATAA
- a CDS encoding SRPBCC domain-containing protein: MSTDNRILTLERTFDAPRQLVWEVWTQPKHIAEWWGRGMDMQIEEHDFQPGGKWRYTMPMPDGSQFISEGVYAEIVEFEKIVSSAEFRPMTEGVIFTALFEDYGDKTKFTFSVLHPTEEYKLVQEKMGFFNGWGSVFNVLEKYIARQ, encoded by the coding sequence ATGTCAACAGATAACAGGATACTGACACTTGAGCGTACGTTCGATGCACCACGCCAATTAGTTTGGGAGGTATGGACACAACCCAAACACATAGCCGAATGGTGGGGCAGGGGTATGGATATGCAGATCGAAGAGCATGACTTTCAACCCGGAGGTAAGTGGAGGTACACAATGCCTATGCCCGATGGCAGCCAATTTATTTCCGAAGGTGTTTATGCAGAGATAGTAGAGTTCGAAAAAATCGTTTCGTCTGCTGAGTTTCGCCCGATGACTGAAGGTGTGATATTCACAGCGCTGTTTGAGGACTATGGTGATAAAACAAAGTTCACTTTCAGTGTGCTGCACCCGACAGAAGAATACAAACTTGTGCAAGAAAAGATGGGCTTCTTCAATGGATGGGGTTCTGTATTCAATGTGTTGGAAAAATATATTGCAAGGCAATAA
- a CDS encoding TonB-dependent receptor — MNILMRFVTILIAALLFAANSFAENGKIAGKISDKTYGDAIIGASVSVQGLSIGTVTDVDGNFILNNVPTGEYVIEVKYIGFQQKNIEGVAVKAGQTTNVNVVMEESSSTKMDEVVITARLDRETVNALYIQQRNNVSLSSGISADIIQRSPDKNTGEVLKRVSGASIQDNKFVVIRGLNDRYNMAMVNNALMPSTEPNRKAFSFDVIPSDVIDNIVINKTATPDLPGDFAGGVVKVLTKDIPERNFFNVNLGAGYNSQTTFKDFKTTPDQGAAFLAFPAKDHQLSSSWGQTQRDYLTLTNQQRFDANKELPQNSFTTTTKAAMPNSSLRLSAGNTQTFKNGGKLGTIASASLSNSQTTINNYKRGKFLSNNQVHTLSTEDQYLTESNMAAMLNIAYSKGKSRISFKNLYNKIYDKKYIDRQGYSTSSFQDNLLYATKPTERAIMNNQLEGSHAIGTKNIKIDWNLNYSGMNSGMNDFRSAEYARSMSGGFVADPVYDAGKPYTLVDRDSRRFFSNQKDNNYGANLDVTYPFEIAGRKQTLKAGYMGLFKNRSFAARTFQYRLYDYTTPLKDEVLTKPVETIFNYDNLGTDRLELNEITAASDKYDATGNLNAAYVMLDNMVGEKLRVIWGGRYEAYTQVLNAFTRSGDSINLTTPFNNLLPSANITYDVNKNSKFRFAVSQTVNRPEFREIAPFTFIDYENIWSVVGNPNLVRATITNYDLRYEIYPNPGEAVTFGAFYKNFMNPIEAKLDPGGNLDYLLFGYANAASAYAAGFEFEARKNMGFIGSAPWLNNFTASTNLSYIYSRVDTKNIVGAVSTVGTKIDRPLQGQSPYIVNLSLMYNSKKSGWAASALYNRIGHRIAYVGSATIPTTWENGRNIVDLQVSKQLFKGKGEIKLTISDLLNSPHTLYWNTDTKDAYKKGNSTVGLGNDQIFQQYRTGTGASLGFVYRLGK; from the coding sequence ATGAATATACTTATGCGTTTTGTTACTATTCTTATTGCTGCATTGCTTTTTGCAGCAAATTCATTTGCAGAAAACGGCAAAATAGCCGGTAAAATTTCTGACAAGACTTATGGTGATGCCATCATCGGCGCTTCCGTATCTGTTCAGGGCCTTTCAATAGGAACGGTAACAGATGTGGACGGTAATTTCATTTTGAATAACGTGCCTACAGGCGAATATGTTATCGAGGTGAAATACATTGGTTTCCAACAGAAAAACATTGAAGGCGTTGCTGTAAAAGCAGGACAGACCACCAATGTGAATGTGGTAATGGAAGAGAGCTCCAGCACAAAAATGGACGAGGTGGTGATCACTGCCCGCCTGGACAGGGAGACTGTCAATGCATTATATATACAACAACGTAACAACGTTTCATTATCAAGTGGTATCTCTGCAGACATTATACAGCGTTCGCCTGATAAAAATACCGGAGAAGTGTTGAAGCGTGTGAGTGGCGCCAGTATCCAGGATAATAAATTCGTGGTAATACGCGGACTGAACGACCGTTATAATATGGCCATGGTGAACAACGCCCTGATGCCAAGTACTGAGCCTAACAGGAAAGCCTTTTCTTTCGACGTGATACCTTCTGATGTTATTGATAATATAGTTATCAATAAAACGGCAACTCCTGATCTGCCTGGTGATTTTGCAGGTGGTGTAGTAAAGGTGCTGACAAAGGATATTCCTGAAAGGAACTTCTTTAATGTGAATCTGGGAGCAGGATATAACTCTCAGACAACTTTTAAAGATTTCAAAACAACTCCTGACCAAGGTGCTGCATTCCTTGCGTTCCCTGCTAAAGACCATCAACTGTCAAGTTCATGGGGACAGACACAAAGGGATTACCTAACCCTGACGAACCAGCAGCGATTTGACGCAAACAAAGAATTGCCACAGAATAGTTTTACAACAACAACCAAAGCTGCAATGCCTAATTCATCATTGCGTTTGTCTGCCGGTAATACGCAGACCTTCAAGAATGGTGGTAAACTAGGTACTATCGCTTCAGCTTCGTTGAGCAACAGTCAGACCACAATAAATAATTATAAGCGTGGTAAGTTTTTAAGCAACAACCAAGTACACACCCTGAGTACCGAAGATCAATACCTGACGGAATCGAACATGGCGGCGATGCTGAACATTGCTTACTCAAAAGGCAAAAGCAGGATATCTTTCAAAAACCTGTATAATAAGATATATGACAAGAAGTATATCGATAGACAGGGTTACTCAACCAGTAGTTTCCAGGATAACCTGTTGTATGCTACCAAGCCAACAGAACGTGCTATCATGAACAACCAATTGGAAGGTAGCCATGCTATTGGTACAAAAAACATAAAAATAGACTGGAACTTAAACTACTCAGGTATGAATTCCGGTATGAATGATTTTCGCAGTGCGGAATATGCACGTAGTATGTCAGGTGGTTTTGTTGCTGACCCTGTATATGATGCGGGCAAACCATATACATTGGTAGACAGGGATAGCCGTCGTTTCTTCAGTAATCAAAAAGATAATAACTATGGAGCTAATCTGGATGTTACTTATCCCTTTGAAATAGCTGGCAGGAAACAAACTTTGAAAGCTGGTTATATGGGCTTGTTCAAAAACAGGAGTTTTGCGGCACGCACATTCCAGTATCGTTTGTATGATTATACAACGCCATTGAAAGACGAAGTGCTTACAAAACCTGTTGAGACTATCTTTAATTATGATAACTTGGGTACTGATAGGCTGGAACTTAATGAGATCACTGCAGCATCTGATAAATATGATGCGACCGGCAACCTGAACGCTGCATACGTGATGCTGGATAACATGGTTGGTGAAAAGCTCCGTGTAATATGGGGGGGACGTTATGAAGCATATACACAGGTGTTAAATGCATTTACAAGGTCAGGTGATTCGATCAATTTGACCACGCCTTTCAACAATCTGTTGCCTTCTGCAAACATAACATATGATGTTAACAAAAATAGCAAGTTTCGTTTTGCAGTGTCACAAACTGTGAACAGACCTGAATTCCGTGAGATCGCTCCATTCACATTTATTGACTACGAAAATATCTGGTCTGTAGTTGGTAATCCTAACTTAGTAAGGGCTACTATTACCAACTATGACCTGCGCTACGAAATATATCCTAACCCCGGTGAGGCTGTGACTTTCGGTGCATTCTACAAGAACTTTATGAATCCAATAGAAGCTAAGCTCGACCCCGGAGGAAATTTAGATTATTTGCTCTTTGGGTATGCAAATGCCGCATCAGCATATGCTGCGGGGTTTGAGTTCGAAGCTCGTAAAAACATGGGCTTTATTGGGTCAGCTCCATGGTTAAATAATTTTACAGCATCTACAAATCTATCATACATATATTCTAGGGTTGATACCAAAAATATCGTTGGTGCTGTTAGTACGGTCGGTACAAAAATAGACAGGCCACTACAGGGACAGTCGCCATATATTGTTAACCTGTCATTGATGTATAACTCAAAAAAGAGTGGATGGGCTGCCAGTGCATTGTATAATCGTATTGGTCACCGTATAGCATATGTTGGTAGCGCAACAATTCCTACTACATGGGAGAATGGCCGTAACATCGTAGACCTGCAAGTGAGTAAACAACTATTCAAAGGTAAGGGTGAAATAAAACTGACTATCAGTGATCTGCTGAACTCTCCACATACGTTGTATTGGAACACAGATACTAAAGACGCCTACAAAAAAGGCAACAGTACTGTTGGACTAGGTAACGACCAGATATTCCAACAATATCGTACAGGTACAGGAGCGTCACTTGGCTTTGTGTACCGCTTAGGTAAATAA
- a CDS encoding UDP-glucose/GDP-mannose dehydrogenase family protein yields the protein MKIAIIGTGYVGLVTGTCFAETGNNVNCVDINEKKVEMLRNGQTPIYEPGLDVLLERNIKDKRISFTTSLAEGIKDAQVIFLALPTPPGKDGEADLQYVLNVASDLGDIIDSYKVIVNKSTVPVGTAEKVAAVLAEKLDKSLYDVVSNPEFLREGVAVDDFLKPDRVVIGTSSDKARKIMEELYQPFVRQGNPIYFMDERSSEMTKYAANSYLAMRISFMNEMANLCERANANVDMVRVGMGSDSRIGKRFLFSGVGYGGSCFPKDVQALARTARQLGYDFKLVETTMQVNDLQKTRLGVKIKNVFGDNLAGRKFAIWGLAFKPETDDIREAPALELINELTEAGATVDVFDPEAMNNVKEIMGDKISYSDNEYNPLQDADALVIVTEWNEFRNPDFDKIRTSLKQPFIFDGRNVFSLEKMAEQGFYYESIGRSTIHESKKEELNVLS from the coding sequence ATGAAAATTGCAATAATAGGTACTGGATATGTAGGCCTTGTGACCGGAACTTGCTTTGCTGAAACCGGCAATAATGTCAATTGTGTTGACATCAATGAAAAAAAGGTAGAAATGCTCAGAAACGGGCAAACGCCTATTTATGAACCGGGACTGGACGTGCTCCTGGAAAGAAATATCAAAGATAAACGCATCAGTTTTACTACTTCGCTGGCCGAAGGGATAAAGGATGCCCAAGTAATATTTCTTGCTTTGCCAACTCCTCCGGGCAAAGATGGCGAGGCCGACCTGCAATATGTATTAAATGTTGCGAGCGACCTTGGCGATATTATTGACAGCTATAAAGTAATCGTTAATAAAAGTACAGTACCAGTAGGCACAGCAGAAAAAGTGGCCGCCGTATTGGCAGAAAAACTGGACAAAAGCCTTTATGATGTAGTCTCTAACCCTGAATTTTTGCGCGAAGGCGTAGCTGTTGACGACTTCCTGAAACCGGACAGAGTGGTAATAGGTACTTCTTCTGATAAAGCCCGCAAAATAATGGAAGAACTGTATCAGCCATTTGTGCGCCAGGGCAACCCCATCTATTTTATGGATGAGCGTTCTTCGGAAATGACAAAATATGCGGCCAACTCATACCTGGCCATGCGTATATCTTTCATGAACGAGATGGCCAACCTTTGTGAAAGGGCAAATGCCAATGTAGACATGGTACGCGTAGGTATGGGTAGCGATAGCCGTATTGGCAAACGCTTCCTGTTCTCAGGTGTTGGATATGGCGGTAGTTGCTTCCCTAAGGATGTACAGGCGCTGGCACGCACTGCCCGCCAGTTGGGTTACGACTTCAAACTGGTTGAAACTACCATGCAGGTGAATGACCTCCAGAAAACAAGACTGGGTGTCAAAATAAAGAATGTATTCGGCGATAACCTGGCCGGACGCAAATTCGCTATATGGGGACTGGCCTTCAAACCCGAAACAGATGACATTCGCGAGGCTCCTGCACTGGAACTCATCAATGAGCTGACAGAAGCAGGCGCTACGGTTGATGTTTTTGACCCTGAAGCAATGAATAATGTCAAAGAGATAATGGGCGACAAGATATCTTACAGCGATAATGAATACAACCCGCTGCAGGATGCTGACGCACTGGTCATCGTTACCGAATGGAACGAATTCCGCAATCCTGACTTCGATAAAATTCGTACGTCTTTGAAACAACCGTTCATTTTTGACGGCCGTAATGTGTTTTCTCTGGAAAAAATGGCTGAGCAAGGCTTCTACTACGAAAGTATAGGCCGCAGCACTATCCACGAAAGTAAAAAAGAAGAATTGAACGTTCTTTCGTAA